A genomic window from Mesorhizobium sp. 131-2-1 includes:
- a CDS encoding DUF6527 family protein has product MTDLALRHVQYVPKQLEPGILYVSKEFAVAAHLCACGCGNKVSVPLGPAEWTLSERGGLATLRPSIGNWQLPCKSHYLITDSRIDWAPRWSEAQIAAGRRSEEKRREAYFKTRQPKRGLVGRLWNAFLKLLGWRE; this is encoded by the coding sequence ATGACGGACTTGGCGCTCCGGCACGTCCAGTACGTGCCAAAACAGCTCGAGCCAGGCATTCTCTACGTGTCGAAGGAGTTTGCAGTGGCCGCCCATCTTTGTGCATGCGGCTGCGGTAACAAAGTCTCGGTCCCGCTGGGCCCGGCCGAATGGACGTTGTCCGAGCGCGGCGGCCTTGCAACACTGCGCCCCTCGATCGGCAACTGGCAGCTGCCTTGCAAGTCCCACTACCTGATCACCGACAGCCGGATCGACTGGGCGCCGCGTTGGAGCGAGGCACAAATAGCTGCCGGCCGCCGATCGGAAGAGAAACGGCGCGAGGCTTACTTCAAGACACGTCAGCCGAAGCGTGGTCTGGTCGGACGCCTGTGGAACGCGTTCCTCAAACTGCTTGGATGGCGCGAATGA
- a CDS encoding ATP-binding protein: protein MKINKVYARFYKSFNYDHHRKAHRDAEPRPWEMIGESWYPYIEVPIDARITTIVGANESGKSHLLGAISKAISGEDFKHQDLCRYCDFFNVERGNDFWPHLGIAWSDVTEDEVGKIRSEIAGAPESFQSFLMFRQGPDKLELYFSTSTGIFHREELLGAAARDFGKSVLPRVFTIQSNVALPGALPTSELISGQSGVLRDRQNRRLSLQVADILRGIYSTDQTRFAKDLPGLAPKLSPIISEMDESPATQGELRKSYTLARKLLLHLANVEPERLVELGQFIDAGENGHVTALVESINQQLEKRLNFPKYWVQDRDFQLRVTALESDLVFTIRDRTGTQYTFDEAQRRTQILPLVFHPVANARARS, encoded by the coding sequence GTGAAAATCAACAAAGTCTACGCGCGTTTTTATAAATCCTTCAACTACGATCATCACCGCAAGGCGCATCGCGACGCTGAACCTCGCCCGTGGGAAATGATCGGAGAGTCGTGGTACCCCTACATAGAAGTTCCGATCGACGCTCGCATCACTACTATTGTCGGCGCCAACGAATCTGGAAAAAGTCACTTATTAGGCGCGATCAGCAAGGCTATTAGCGGAGAGGATTTCAAGCACCAGGATCTGTGCCGATATTGCGACTTTTTCAATGTCGAGAGAGGCAACGACTTTTGGCCTCATCTTGGTATCGCTTGGAGTGACGTGACAGAGGACGAAGTCGGCAAGATCCGTTCCGAGATAGCAGGCGCGCCTGAGAGTTTCCAGTCTTTCCTGATGTTCCGCCAAGGTCCTGACAAGCTCGAGCTATACTTCTCGACGTCAACGGGCATCTTTCATCGTGAGGAGCTCCTCGGTGCTGCGGCACGCGACTTCGGCAAGTCCGTGCTGCCGCGAGTCTTCACGATCCAATCAAACGTCGCGCTACCTGGCGCGCTACCGACTTCTGAACTTATCTCTGGACAAAGTGGCGTTTTGCGTGACCGGCAAAACCGGAGGCTCTCACTACAGGTCGCCGACATCCTTCGTGGTATCTATTCTACCGACCAAACGCGATTTGCGAAGGACTTGCCAGGCCTCGCGCCTAAGCTCAGCCCAATTATTTCCGAGATGGATGAAAGCCCTGCCACACAGGGTGAGCTCAGAAAATCCTACACGCTTGCGCGTAAGCTATTGCTGCACCTTGCCAATGTTGAGCCTGAGCGTCTGGTCGAGCTGGGGCAGTTTATCGATGCGGGAGAGAATGGACACGTCACGGCGTTGGTCGAGAGCATCAATCAGCAATTGGAAAAACGGCTCAATTTTCCAAAATATTGGGTCCAAGATCGCGACTTCCAACTTCGTGTTACTGCACTCGAGTCCGATCTCGTCTTTACAATCCGCGATCGGACCGGAACTCAATATACGTTCGACGAAGCGCAGCGCAGGACTCAAATACTTCCTCTCGTATTTCATCCAGTCGCAAACGCACGAGCCCGATCCTGA
- a CDS encoding multiubiquitin domain-containing protein, which yields MTRTLTATIPSRRAVSGFNKRILQNADPAGSPYEVPKKDTISYAEVMTLAYPDYPQHPEITYSVTYTRGDGHKPEGILAPGGSVKVKEGMVFSVNRTGQS from the coding sequence GTGACTCGAACTCTTACGGCAACGATCCCTTCCCGCCGCGCGGTTAGCGGCTTCAACAAAAGGATACTCCAAAATGCAGACCCAGCAGGCAGCCCCTACGAGGTCCCGAAGAAGGACACCATCAGCTACGCCGAGGTGATGACGCTTGCCTACCCCGATTATCCGCAGCACCCCGAGATCACCTACTCGGTAACTTACACGCGCGGCGATGGCCACAAGCCGGAAGGCATCCTGGCTCCGGGTGGCAGCGTGAAGGTCAAGGAAGGGATGGTCTTCAGTGTTAATCGAACTGGCCAGTCATAA
- a CDS encoding DUF3892 domain-containing protein, giving the protein MTKIKGKNDGPGGRNEHYDIGNRKDVPRRSVVAEIKRGEHEGAHVVKINGREYARDNPDNSKKDNVNRGK; this is encoded by the coding sequence ATGACAAAGATCAAAGGCAAGAATGATGGCCCCGGGGGCCGGAACGAACATTACGACATCGGCAATCGAAAAGATGTTCCTCGAAGAAGCGTCGTGGCCGAAATTAAGCGTGGCGAACACGAAGGCGCACACGTCGTGAAAATTAACGGCCGGGAATATGCGCGGGACAATCCTGATAATTCGAAGAAGGATAATGTTAATCGAGGAAAGTGA
- a CDS encoding DUF2188 domain-containing protein produces MGKNQHVVPRDGQWAVLGAGNSRATSLHPTQADAIASARDIAINQQSEVVIHRPNGQIRDSNSYGNDPFPPRG; encoded by the coding sequence ATGGGCAAAAATCAGCATGTCGTACCTCGCGACGGTCAGTGGGCGGTGCTCGGCGCCGGCAACAGCCGCGCCACTTCCCTTCATCCGACCCAGGCCGACGCGATTGCCTCGGCAAGGGACATCGCCATCAACCAGCAAAGCGAGGTGGTGATCCATCGGCCGAACGGACAGATCCGTGACTCGAACTCTTACGGCAACGATCCCTTCCCGCCGCGCGGTTAG
- a CDS encoding thioesterase II family protein, which produces MPGRSARLEEGFWMRMEDMVDGIVPQMLPFLKEKPFAFIGFCYGGVQAFEVAQRVRRDHGLEPEHFFVAGGRSPQIYRLDRAGLGMQPASDLFEPSFQWASIGVATRVGVKPNRRDNACLRCHPYPEQRAPPERALASCHAGRPSKLPAARFLPTWRAG; this is translated from the coding sequence ATGCCAGGCCGCAGCGCGCGCCTGGAAGAGGGCTTCTGGATGCGGATGGAGGACATGGTCGACGGCATCGTGCCGCAGATGCTGCCCTTCCTTAAGGAAAAACCCTTCGCCTTTATCGGGTTTTGCTATGGCGGCGTCCAGGCCTTCGAGGTTGCCCAGCGGGTGCGCCGCGATCACGGGCTAGAGCCGGAACACTTCTTCGTGGCCGGTGGTCGCTCGCCACAGATTTATCGACTCGACCGTGCCGGCCTCGGCATGCAACCGGCTTCGGACCTTTTTGAACCGTCGTTTCAATGGGCTTCAATCGGAGTTGCAACGCGGGTGGGAGTGAAGCCAAACCGACGAGATAATGCTTGCCTGCGTTGCCACCCTTACCCTGAACAACGCGCACCTCCAGAGCGTGCCCTCGCCAGTTGCCACGCTGGCAGGCCTTCCAAACTGCCTGCCGCGAGATTCCTGCCGACTTGGCGAGCAGGTTGA
- a CDS encoding helix-turn-helix domain-containing protein — protein sequence MAQPETAKADVDKLRTNEKKWTKALMATGWSAFPNIIIEKQQALGLDALDMNIIIHLVQYWWLPDNLPHPSVETIAKSIGVTPRTIQKRIAALEALKLLGREERRNTPNGSMTNRYHFDGLIEAARPFALEKAAEIKKAAQERSDRLKRKKPQLVVDNDA from the coding sequence ATGGCCCAGCCAGAAACCGCCAAAGCAGACGTCGATAAGCTACGCACCAATGAGAAGAAGTGGACCAAGGCACTCATGGCCACAGGCTGGAGCGCTTTCCCGAACATCATCATCGAGAAGCAGCAGGCCCTCGGGCTCGATGCGCTCGATATGAACATCATCATCCACCTGGTCCAGTACTGGTGGCTGCCCGATAACCTCCCCCACCCCTCGGTCGAAACCATCGCCAAGTCCATTGGGGTGACGCCCCGCACCATTCAGAAGCGCATTGCCGCCCTCGAGGCTCTTAAACTTCTTGGCCGGGAAGAACGGCGCAACACGCCCAATGGCAGCATGACGAACCGCTATCACTTCGACGGCTTGATCGAGGCTGCCAGGCCGTTTGCGCTCGAAAAGGCCGCCGAGATCAAGAAGGCAGCGCAGGAACGGTCGGACCGGCTGAAGCGCAAGAAGCCGCAGCTGGTCGTGGACAACGATGCGTAA
- a CDS encoding ATP-dependent nuclease, which produces MDEPDAYLSAEAQQDLLKIFRGFAEPDGDARPVQVVYVTHSPFLLDKNRAERIRVLQKGKGSDGTRVIKDASQNHYEPLRSAFGSYVGETAFIGACNLLVDGPLTRSCSQAFHERSSAAAQRARASCLTSTGPFWCRAAQPAMSHTCSI; this is translated from the coding sequence ATGGACGAACCCGATGCCTACCTCTCGGCCGAGGCCCAGCAAGATCTGCTCAAAATCTTTCGCGGCTTTGCAGAGCCTGACGGAGATGCGCGGCCGGTTCAAGTTGTCTATGTGACCCACTCGCCCTTTCTGCTCGACAAGAATCGTGCCGAGCGCATTCGCGTGCTTCAGAAGGGCAAGGGTTCAGATGGTACACGCGTAATTAAAGACGCCTCGCAGAATCACTACGAGCCTCTCCGCTCGGCCTTCGGTTCTTACGTCGGCGAAACGGCTTTTATCGGCGCCTGCAATCTTCTGGTCGATGGACCGCTGACCAGGTCCTGCTCGCAGGCCTTTCACGAGCGATCCAGCGCCGCGGCGCAGCGAGCGAGAGCGAGTTGCTTGACCTCAACCGGACCGTTTTGGTGCCGTGCGGCTCAGCCAGCCATGTCCCATACATGCTCTATCTGA
- a CDS encoding DUF6791 domain-containing protein codes for MLIELASHNDDIRRLLEKGYALRVDTLHLVVRDIPYLDHEGALQTGSIVAKLVPVDEHHFVQDDHQVYFAGSAPYSLEGQPVANLAGGATTIPLSHDDVVVERSFSNKPPAGFANFFDKIEHYVALISGPAIERFPQATPLTFRVDPDIVPESVFKVHDSLTSRAEIADLASVFVDDVIAISGLGGTGSYVLDFMVKSRAREIRGFDGDLFYPHNAFRSPGALDLDDWQKSKASVAEKRYTNFRNGLSMRQVYIDASSTAELEGVTFAFVCVDKGSARAAIFDLLTGMGIPFIDVGRASIANRVRWLAHCARPISAPRMLKRFGP; via the coding sequence GTGTTAATCGAACTGGCCAGTCATAACGACGATATCCGTCGCCTGCTCGAAAAGGGCTATGCCCTGAGGGTGGACACATTGCACCTCGTGGTCCGGGACATTCCTTACCTCGACCACGAGGGCGCGCTTCAGACCGGGTCCATTGTCGCCAAACTCGTCCCTGTCGACGAGCATCACTTCGTGCAGGATGACCATCAGGTCTATTTTGCCGGATCGGCCCCATACAGCCTCGAAGGACAGCCCGTCGCCAACCTTGCCGGCGGTGCAACGACCATTCCCTTGTCGCATGACGACGTCGTCGTCGAGCGGTCGTTCTCCAACAAGCCGCCGGCCGGCTTTGCGAACTTCTTCGACAAGATCGAGCACTATGTCGCCCTGATTTCCGGGCCGGCGATAGAGCGGTTTCCGCAGGCCACCCCCCTCACCTTTCGCGTCGATCCCGACATCGTGCCGGAGTCCGTGTTCAAGGTTCATGACTCCCTGACCAGCCGCGCCGAGATCGCCGATCTCGCCAGCGTCTTCGTCGACGACGTCATCGCCATCAGCGGGCTTGGTGGCACCGGCTCCTATGTTCTGGATTTCATGGTCAAGTCCAGGGCCAGGGAGATCCGCGGCTTTGACGGTGACCTGTTTTACCCGCACAACGCGTTCCGGTCGCCAGGTGCCCTGGATCTCGATGACTGGCAAAAGTCGAAGGCCTCGGTCGCCGAAAAGCGCTACACGAACTTTCGGAATGGACTGTCCATGCGGCAGGTCTATATCGATGCTTCTTCCACGGCCGAGCTTGAAGGGGTGACGTTTGCGTTCGTTTGCGTCGACAAAGGCTCTGCCCGCGCCGCCATCTTCGACCTTTTGACGGGGATGGGAATACCTTTCATCGACGTCGGCAGGGCCTCAATCGCAAACAGGGTCCGTTGGCTGGCACACTGCGCGCGACCTATTTCAGCGCCGAGGATGCTGAAAAGGTTCGGGCCATGA
- a CDS encoding DUF3800 domain-containing protein translates to MTDREIHLYLDDSGSREPDREPKEKRRDEMDYFALGGILINEEDVDELYARHKAFCQKHGITYPLPSWAIRGGRGDFGWLKKPESAFEFLGDLQGMLLALPVIGIAAVIDRPGYVARYRDRYQDQLWFMCKTAYCILIERAAKYARSQDRKLRVFFERAGKAEDRDLIAYTRILKTQGMPFDGVNSASYGSLTAEEFKDIVRGEPRGRTKATPMLQIADLYLYPMAKGGYDPSYRPYRALMDHKRLIDAHLPPEDLASCGIKYSCFERIKNKDPD, encoded by the coding sequence GTGACAGACCGTGAAATCCACCTCTACCTCGATGACAGCGGCAGCCGCGAGCCAGACCGAGAGCCTAAAGAGAAGCGCCGGGACGAAATGGACTATTTCGCCCTCGGCGGCATCCTCATCAACGAGGAAGACGTCGATGAGCTCTATGCCCGCCACAAGGCCTTCTGCCAGAAGCACGGCATCACCTACCCGCTCCCCTCCTGGGCCATCCGCGGCGGCCGTGGCGACTTCGGCTGGCTAAAGAAGCCGGAGTCCGCTTTTGAATTCCTGGGCGATCTGCAGGGGATGCTTCTCGCGCTGCCCGTGATCGGCATCGCCGCGGTGATCGACCGACCGGGCTACGTTGCCCGTTACCGGGACCGGTATCAGGATCAGCTCTGGTTCATGTGCAAGACCGCCTACTGCATCCTGATCGAGCGCGCCGCCAAATATGCCCGCAGCCAGGACCGCAAGCTGCGCGTGTTCTTCGAGAGGGCTGGCAAAGCCGAGGACCGCGACCTGATAGCCTACACGCGGATCCTGAAGACGCAGGGGATGCCGTTCGATGGCGTCAACTCCGCCAGCTACGGGTCATTAACCGCTGAGGAGTTCAAAGACATCGTGCGCGGGGAGCCGCGCGGCAGAACCAAAGCCACGCCGATGTTGCAGATCGCCGATCTCTACCTCTATCCGATGGCCAAGGGCGGCTATGACCCGTCCTACCGGCCCTACAGGGCCCTGATGGACCACAAGCGTCTCATCGACGCGCACCTGCCGCCCGAGGACCTGGCATCCTGCGGCATCAAATACAGCTGTTTTGAACGGATAAAAAACAAAGACCCGGACTAG
- a CDS encoding poly-gamma-glutamate hydrolase family protein, protein MAFADLAAEKTQGVDYDFLVLDRASAVAIVAPHGGWIEHGTSELATAVAGDDFSLYLFEGLKPKRPHSELHIPSEYFDQNRCADLVSRARIVIGMHGRADGDDPETIWLGGLGKELRDAIAAALEAAGFKAITSGHRLPGEHKNNICNRGINQAGVQLELPKSLRDALVANPQRRALFSKAVRKAISDHLAKQGAA, encoded by the coding sequence ATGGCTTTCGCTGACTTGGCAGCCGAGAAGACGCAGGGCGTTGACTACGATTTCCTGGTTCTGGATCGAGCTTCGGCCGTGGCAATTGTCGCGCCGCATGGCGGCTGGATTGAGCATGGCACGTCTGAATTGGCCACCGCCGTCGCGGGAGATGATTTCTCGCTCTACCTGTTTGAGGGGCTCAAGCCGAAACGACCGCATTCCGAACTGCATATACCGTCCGAGTATTTCGACCAAAATCGATGCGCCGACCTGGTCAGCAGGGCCCGGATTGTAATCGGCATGCATGGCCGTGCCGACGGCGACGACCCGGAAACGATCTGGCTCGGAGGCCTAGGCAAGGAGTTGCGCGACGCGATCGCGGCGGCACTGGAGGCAGCTGGCTTCAAAGCCATCACCTCGGGCCACCGGCTGCCTGGCGAACACAAGAACAACATTTGCAATCGCGGAATCAACCAGGCCGGTGTGCAGCTTGAGCTGCCAAAATCGCTGCGGGACGCGCTCGTCGCGAATCCGCAGCGCCGAGCGCTGTTTTCCAAAGCGGTCCGTAAGGCAATTTCAGATCATCTCGCCAAGCAGGGGGCGGCTTGA